In the Perca flavescens isolate YP-PL-M2 chromosome 20, PFLA_1.0, whole genome shotgun sequence genome, one interval contains:
- the rps6ka1 gene encoding ribosomal protein S6 kinase alpha-1 isoform X3, protein MWRLLFRTKTRTQENESHITWIERDFANIKVQEDGDIKEINITHVVKEGSEKADASQFELLKVLGQGSFGKVFLVRKVTNPDANQLYAMKVLKKATLKVRDRVRTKMERDILADVNHPFVVKLHYAFQTEGKLYLILDFLRGGDLFTRLSKEVMFTEEDVKFYLAELALGLDHLHGLGIIYRDLKPENILLDEEGHIKLTDFGLCKEAIDHEKKAYSFCGTVEYMAPEVVNRQGHDHSADWWSFGVLMFEMLTGALPFQGKDRKETMNLILKARLGMPQFLSAEAQSMLRALFKRNPANRLGSGADGAEELKRHGFFSTIDWNKLFRRELKPPFRPAVARPDDTFYFDSEFTSRTPKDSPGVPPSAGAHQLFRGFSFIASTLLEKEGSVEPAKAPPHPVVQQLHGKNLLFSDGYILKEDIGMGSFSVCKRCIHKATNTEYAVKMIDKTSTDPSEEIEILLRYGQHPNIITLKDVYDNGKQVFMVTELMRGGELLDRILKQKFFSEREASAVLHTITKTVEYLHSQGVVHRDLKPSNILYVDESGNPESIRICDFGFAKQLRANNGLLMTPCYTANFVAPEVLKRQGYDEGCDIWSLGVLLYTMMAGFTPFANGPEDTPNEILNRIGNGHFSLTGGNWDTVSEAAKDLVSKMLHVDPHQRLTAKQVLKHTWIVQRDKLPNSQLPHQDPKLVKGAMAATYSALKNSQPTPELKPIESSFLAQRRVKKLPSTSL, encoded by the exons AACGAGTCTCATATCACCTGGATAGAGAGGGACTTTGCCAATATTAAAGTCCAG GAAGATGGAGATATCAAGGAGATCAACATTACCCATGTGGTCAAGGAGGGCTCAGAGAAGGCTGATGCCTCTCAGTTTGAACTGCTCAAAGTGTTGGGACAGGGATCCTTTGGCAAG GTGTTCCTGGTGCGAAAGGTGACCAATCCCGATGCCAACCAGCTCTATGCCATGAAGGTCCTCAAAAAGGCCACACTCAAAG TGAGAGACCGTGTGAGAAccaagatggagagagacatcCTGGCAGATGTCAACCACCCATTTGTTGTCAAACTGCACTATG cattcCAGACTGAAGGGAAGTTGTACTTGATCCTGGACTTTCTCAGAGGAGGTGATCTCTTCACTCGACTCTCCAAAGAG GTTATGTTCACAGAGGAGGATGTGAAGTTTTATCTAGCAGAGCTGGCATTAGGACTGGACCACCTCCATGGCCTGGGCATCATTTACAGGGACCTCAAACCTGAAAA CATTCTCCTGGATGAGGAGGGACATATCAAACTTACAG ATTTTGGTTTGTGTAAAGAAGCCATTGATCATGAGAAGAAAGCATATTCCTTCTGCGGTACTGTGGAGTACATGGCACCGGAGGTTGTGAACAGGCAGGGACACGACCACAGTGCCGACTGGTGGTCATTTGGAGTACTAATG TTTGAGATGTTGACCGGAGCGCTGCCATTCCAAGGGAAGGACCGCAAAGAAACTATGAACCTGATTCTGAA GGCGCGTCTGGGAATGCCTCAGTTCCTGAGTGCGGAGGCCCAGTCTATGCTCAGGGCTTTGTTCAAGAGGAACCCTGCCAACAGACTGG GATCTGGTGCTGATGGTGCAGAAGAGCTCAAACGGCATGGTTTCTTCTCCACCATAGACTGGAAT AAACTCTTCAGAAGAGAATTAAAACCTCCGTTCAGACCGGCGGTGGCGCGTCCAGACGACACCTTCTACTTTGACTCTGAGTTCACCTCCCGCACCCCTAAAG ACTCCCCCGGCGTGCCCCCCAGTGCCGGAGCTCACCAGCTCTTCCGAGGCTTCAGCTTTATTGCGTCGACTCTGTTGGAGAAGGAAGGTTCAGTGGAGCCAGCCAAGGCCCCTCCGCACCCAGTAGTCCAG CAATTACACGGGAAGAACCTGCTGTTCAGCGATGGCTACATATTGAAGGAAGACATTGGCATGGGCTCCTTCTCTGTCTGTAAACGATGTATCCACAAAGCCACCAACACAGAATACGCTGTCAAG ATGATTGATAAGACCAGTACAGACCCCTCTGAGGAGATTGAGATTCTACTTAGATATGGACAGCACCCCAACATCATCACACTGAAGGAT GTGTACGACAACGGTAAGCAGGTGTTCATGGTGACGGAGCTGATGCGTGGAGGAGAGCTGCTGGATCGGATCCTCAAACAGAAGTTTTTTTCGGAGAGAGAGGCCAGCGCTGTGCTTCACACCATCACCAAGACTGTAGAGTACCTACACTCACAGGGG GTGGTGCACAGAGACCTGAAGCCCAGCAACATCCTCTATGTTGACGAGTCGGGGAATCCAGAGTCAATCAGGATCTGTGACTTTGGCTTTGCTAAGCAATTGCGTGCCAACAACGGCCTGCTGATGACTCCGTGCTACACTGCTAACTTTGTAGCTCCTGAG GTGTTGAAGCGTCAGGGCTATGATGAAGGATGTGACATCTGGAGTCTGGGAGTCCTGCTGTACACCATGATGGCCGG TTTTACTCCATTTGCCAACGGACCTGAGGACACCCCAAATGAGATCCTGAACAGGATAGGCAACGGTCACTTCAGTCTGACTGGAGGCAACTGGGACACTGTGTCCGAGGCGGCCAAG GACCTTGTGTCCAAGATGCTTCATGTGGACCCCCATCAGAGACTGACTGCTAAGCAGGTCCTCAAACATACCTGGATTGTTCAACGAGACAAACTACCCAACAGCCAGCTCCCACACCAGGATCCCAAACTGGTCAAG GGTGCGATGGCAGCCACCTACTCTGCCCTGAAGAACTCCCAACCAACTCCAGAGCTCAAGCCCATTGAGAGTTCCTTCCTAGCTCAGAGGCGCGTTAAAAAGCTTCCCTCCACCTCCCTGTAG
- the rps6ka1 gene encoding ribosomal protein S6 kinase alpha-1 isoform X1 yields the protein MEKDKRKFTLSRLLTLYLSKKNKALAGSPAQANNCRSTAATGNSTDTLPAPRNHWTEDGDIKEINITHVVKEGSEKADASQFELLKVLGQGSFGKVFLVRKVTNPDANQLYAMKVLKKATLKVRDRVRTKMERDILADVNHPFVVKLHYAFQTEGKLYLILDFLRGGDLFTRLSKEVMFTEEDVKFYLAELALGLDHLHGLGIIYRDLKPENILLDEEGHIKLTDFGLCKEAIDHEKKAYSFCGTVEYMAPEVVNRQGHDHSADWWSFGVLMFEMLTGALPFQGKDRKETMNLILKARLGMPQFLSAEAQSMLRALFKRNPANRLGSGADGAEELKRHGFFSTIDWNKLFRRELKPPFRPAVARPDDTFYFDSEFTSRTPKDSPGVPPSAGAHQLFRGFSFIASTLLEKEGSVEPAKAPPHPVVQQLHGKNLLFSDGYILKEDIGMGSFSVCKRCIHKATNTEYAVKMIDKTSTDPSEEIEILLRYGQHPNIITLKDVYDNGKQVFMVTELMRGGELLDRILKQKFFSEREASAVLHTITKTVEYLHSQGVVHRDLKPSNILYVDESGNPESIRICDFGFAKQLRANNGLLMTPCYTANFVAPEVLKRQGYDEGCDIWSLGVLLYTMMAGFTPFANGPEDTPNEILNRIGNGHFSLTGGNWDTVSEAAKDLVSKMLHVDPHQRLTAKQVLKHTWIVQRDKLPNSQLPHQDPKLVKGAMAATYSALKNSQPTPELKPIESSFLAQRRVKKLPSTSL from the exons ATGGAAAAGGACAAGAGAAAGTTCACCCTGAGCCGCTTGCTGACCCTCTACctgtccaaaaaaaacaaagccttGGCTGGCAGCCCTGCGCAGGCTAACAACTGCAGATCAACCGCTGCAACTGGCAACAGCACTGACACTTTACCTGCGCCGAGGAACCACTGGACG GAAGATGGAGATATCAAGGAGATCAACATTACCCATGTGGTCAAGGAGGGCTCAGAGAAGGCTGATGCCTCTCAGTTTGAACTGCTCAAAGTGTTGGGACAGGGATCCTTTGGCAAG GTGTTCCTGGTGCGAAAGGTGACCAATCCCGATGCCAACCAGCTCTATGCCATGAAGGTCCTCAAAAAGGCCACACTCAAAG TGAGAGACCGTGTGAGAAccaagatggagagagacatcCTGGCAGATGTCAACCACCCATTTGTTGTCAAACTGCACTATG cattcCAGACTGAAGGGAAGTTGTACTTGATCCTGGACTTTCTCAGAGGAGGTGATCTCTTCACTCGACTCTCCAAAGAG GTTATGTTCACAGAGGAGGATGTGAAGTTTTATCTAGCAGAGCTGGCATTAGGACTGGACCACCTCCATGGCCTGGGCATCATTTACAGGGACCTCAAACCTGAAAA CATTCTCCTGGATGAGGAGGGACATATCAAACTTACAG ATTTTGGTTTGTGTAAAGAAGCCATTGATCATGAGAAGAAAGCATATTCCTTCTGCGGTACTGTGGAGTACATGGCACCGGAGGTTGTGAACAGGCAGGGACACGACCACAGTGCCGACTGGTGGTCATTTGGAGTACTAATG TTTGAGATGTTGACCGGAGCGCTGCCATTCCAAGGGAAGGACCGCAAAGAAACTATGAACCTGATTCTGAA GGCGCGTCTGGGAATGCCTCAGTTCCTGAGTGCGGAGGCCCAGTCTATGCTCAGGGCTTTGTTCAAGAGGAACCCTGCCAACAGACTGG GATCTGGTGCTGATGGTGCAGAAGAGCTCAAACGGCATGGTTTCTTCTCCACCATAGACTGGAAT AAACTCTTCAGAAGAGAATTAAAACCTCCGTTCAGACCGGCGGTGGCGCGTCCAGACGACACCTTCTACTTTGACTCTGAGTTCACCTCCCGCACCCCTAAAG ACTCCCCCGGCGTGCCCCCCAGTGCCGGAGCTCACCAGCTCTTCCGAGGCTTCAGCTTTATTGCGTCGACTCTGTTGGAGAAGGAAGGTTCAGTGGAGCCAGCCAAGGCCCCTCCGCACCCAGTAGTCCAG CAATTACACGGGAAGAACCTGCTGTTCAGCGATGGCTACATATTGAAGGAAGACATTGGCATGGGCTCCTTCTCTGTCTGTAAACGATGTATCCACAAAGCCACCAACACAGAATACGCTGTCAAG ATGATTGATAAGACCAGTACAGACCCCTCTGAGGAGATTGAGATTCTACTTAGATATGGACAGCACCCCAACATCATCACACTGAAGGAT GTGTACGACAACGGTAAGCAGGTGTTCATGGTGACGGAGCTGATGCGTGGAGGAGAGCTGCTGGATCGGATCCTCAAACAGAAGTTTTTTTCGGAGAGAGAGGCCAGCGCTGTGCTTCACACCATCACCAAGACTGTAGAGTACCTACACTCACAGGGG GTGGTGCACAGAGACCTGAAGCCCAGCAACATCCTCTATGTTGACGAGTCGGGGAATCCAGAGTCAATCAGGATCTGTGACTTTGGCTTTGCTAAGCAATTGCGTGCCAACAACGGCCTGCTGATGACTCCGTGCTACACTGCTAACTTTGTAGCTCCTGAG GTGTTGAAGCGTCAGGGCTATGATGAAGGATGTGACATCTGGAGTCTGGGAGTCCTGCTGTACACCATGATGGCCGG TTTTACTCCATTTGCCAACGGACCTGAGGACACCCCAAATGAGATCCTGAACAGGATAGGCAACGGTCACTTCAGTCTGACTGGAGGCAACTGGGACACTGTGTCCGAGGCGGCCAAG GACCTTGTGTCCAAGATGCTTCATGTGGACCCCCATCAGAGACTGACTGCTAAGCAGGTCCTCAAACATACCTGGATTGTTCAACGAGACAAACTACCCAACAGCCAGCTCCCACACCAGGATCCCAAACTGGTCAAG GGTGCGATGGCAGCCACCTACTCTGCCCTGAAGAACTCCCAACCAACTCCAGAGCTCAAGCCCATTGAGAGTTCCTTCCTAGCTCAGAGGCGCGTTAAAAAGCTTCCCTCCACCTCCCTGTAG
- the rps6ka1 gene encoding ribosomal protein S6 kinase alpha-1 isoform X2, whose amino-acid sequence MPLAQIAEPWPTMELLQLETENGQSIAEDGVTPAVKEDGDIKEINITHVVKEGSEKADASQFELLKVLGQGSFGKVFLVRKVTNPDANQLYAMKVLKKATLKVRDRVRTKMERDILADVNHPFVVKLHYAFQTEGKLYLILDFLRGGDLFTRLSKEVMFTEEDVKFYLAELALGLDHLHGLGIIYRDLKPENILLDEEGHIKLTDFGLCKEAIDHEKKAYSFCGTVEYMAPEVVNRQGHDHSADWWSFGVLMFEMLTGALPFQGKDRKETMNLILKARLGMPQFLSAEAQSMLRALFKRNPANRLGSGADGAEELKRHGFFSTIDWNKLFRRELKPPFRPAVARPDDTFYFDSEFTSRTPKDSPGVPPSAGAHQLFRGFSFIASTLLEKEGSVEPAKAPPHPVVQQLHGKNLLFSDGYILKEDIGMGSFSVCKRCIHKATNTEYAVKMIDKTSTDPSEEIEILLRYGQHPNIITLKDVYDNGKQVFMVTELMRGGELLDRILKQKFFSEREASAVLHTITKTVEYLHSQGVVHRDLKPSNILYVDESGNPESIRICDFGFAKQLRANNGLLMTPCYTANFVAPEVLKRQGYDEGCDIWSLGVLLYTMMAGFTPFANGPEDTPNEILNRIGNGHFSLTGGNWDTVSEAAKDLVSKMLHVDPHQRLTAKQVLKHTWIVQRDKLPNSQLPHQDPKLVKGAMAATYSALKNSQPTPELKPIESSFLAQRRVKKLPSTSL is encoded by the exons GAAGATGGAGATATCAAGGAGATCAACATTACCCATGTGGTCAAGGAGGGCTCAGAGAAGGCTGATGCCTCTCAGTTTGAACTGCTCAAAGTGTTGGGACAGGGATCCTTTGGCAAG GTGTTCCTGGTGCGAAAGGTGACCAATCCCGATGCCAACCAGCTCTATGCCATGAAGGTCCTCAAAAAGGCCACACTCAAAG TGAGAGACCGTGTGAGAAccaagatggagagagacatcCTGGCAGATGTCAACCACCCATTTGTTGTCAAACTGCACTATG cattcCAGACTGAAGGGAAGTTGTACTTGATCCTGGACTTTCTCAGAGGAGGTGATCTCTTCACTCGACTCTCCAAAGAG GTTATGTTCACAGAGGAGGATGTGAAGTTTTATCTAGCAGAGCTGGCATTAGGACTGGACCACCTCCATGGCCTGGGCATCATTTACAGGGACCTCAAACCTGAAAA CATTCTCCTGGATGAGGAGGGACATATCAAACTTACAG ATTTTGGTTTGTGTAAAGAAGCCATTGATCATGAGAAGAAAGCATATTCCTTCTGCGGTACTGTGGAGTACATGGCACCGGAGGTTGTGAACAGGCAGGGACACGACCACAGTGCCGACTGGTGGTCATTTGGAGTACTAATG TTTGAGATGTTGACCGGAGCGCTGCCATTCCAAGGGAAGGACCGCAAAGAAACTATGAACCTGATTCTGAA GGCGCGTCTGGGAATGCCTCAGTTCCTGAGTGCGGAGGCCCAGTCTATGCTCAGGGCTTTGTTCAAGAGGAACCCTGCCAACAGACTGG GATCTGGTGCTGATGGTGCAGAAGAGCTCAAACGGCATGGTTTCTTCTCCACCATAGACTGGAAT AAACTCTTCAGAAGAGAATTAAAACCTCCGTTCAGACCGGCGGTGGCGCGTCCAGACGACACCTTCTACTTTGACTCTGAGTTCACCTCCCGCACCCCTAAAG ACTCCCCCGGCGTGCCCCCCAGTGCCGGAGCTCACCAGCTCTTCCGAGGCTTCAGCTTTATTGCGTCGACTCTGTTGGAGAAGGAAGGTTCAGTGGAGCCAGCCAAGGCCCCTCCGCACCCAGTAGTCCAG CAATTACACGGGAAGAACCTGCTGTTCAGCGATGGCTACATATTGAAGGAAGACATTGGCATGGGCTCCTTCTCTGTCTGTAAACGATGTATCCACAAAGCCACCAACACAGAATACGCTGTCAAG ATGATTGATAAGACCAGTACAGACCCCTCTGAGGAGATTGAGATTCTACTTAGATATGGACAGCACCCCAACATCATCACACTGAAGGAT GTGTACGACAACGGTAAGCAGGTGTTCATGGTGACGGAGCTGATGCGTGGAGGAGAGCTGCTGGATCGGATCCTCAAACAGAAGTTTTTTTCGGAGAGAGAGGCCAGCGCTGTGCTTCACACCATCACCAAGACTGTAGAGTACCTACACTCACAGGGG GTGGTGCACAGAGACCTGAAGCCCAGCAACATCCTCTATGTTGACGAGTCGGGGAATCCAGAGTCAATCAGGATCTGTGACTTTGGCTTTGCTAAGCAATTGCGTGCCAACAACGGCCTGCTGATGACTCCGTGCTACACTGCTAACTTTGTAGCTCCTGAG GTGTTGAAGCGTCAGGGCTATGATGAAGGATGTGACATCTGGAGTCTGGGAGTCCTGCTGTACACCATGATGGCCGG TTTTACTCCATTTGCCAACGGACCTGAGGACACCCCAAATGAGATCCTGAACAGGATAGGCAACGGTCACTTCAGTCTGACTGGAGGCAACTGGGACACTGTGTCCGAGGCGGCCAAG GACCTTGTGTCCAAGATGCTTCATGTGGACCCCCATCAGAGACTGACTGCTAAGCAGGTCCTCAAACATACCTGGATTGTTCAACGAGACAAACTACCCAACAGCCAGCTCCCACACCAGGATCCCAAACTGGTCAAG GGTGCGATGGCAGCCACCTACTCTGCCCTGAAGAACTCCCAACCAACTCCAGAGCTCAAGCCCATTGAGAGTTCCTTCCTAGCTCAGAGGCGCGTTAAAAAGCTTCCCTCCACCTCCCTGTAG
- the rps6ka1 gene encoding ribosomal protein S6 kinase alpha-1 isoform X4, whose amino-acid sequence MWRLLFRTKTRTQEEDGDIKEINITHVVKEGSEKADASQFELLKVLGQGSFGKVFLVRKVTNPDANQLYAMKVLKKATLKVRDRVRTKMERDILADVNHPFVVKLHYAFQTEGKLYLILDFLRGGDLFTRLSKEVMFTEEDVKFYLAELALGLDHLHGLGIIYRDLKPENILLDEEGHIKLTDFGLCKEAIDHEKKAYSFCGTVEYMAPEVVNRQGHDHSADWWSFGVLMFEMLTGALPFQGKDRKETMNLILKARLGMPQFLSAEAQSMLRALFKRNPANRLGSGADGAEELKRHGFFSTIDWNKLFRRELKPPFRPAVARPDDTFYFDSEFTSRTPKDSPGVPPSAGAHQLFRGFSFIASTLLEKEGSVEPAKAPPHPVVQQLHGKNLLFSDGYILKEDIGMGSFSVCKRCIHKATNTEYAVKMIDKTSTDPSEEIEILLRYGQHPNIITLKDVYDNGKQVFMVTELMRGGELLDRILKQKFFSEREASAVLHTITKTVEYLHSQGVVHRDLKPSNILYVDESGNPESIRICDFGFAKQLRANNGLLMTPCYTANFVAPEVLKRQGYDEGCDIWSLGVLLYTMMAGFTPFANGPEDTPNEILNRIGNGHFSLTGGNWDTVSEAAKDLVSKMLHVDPHQRLTAKQVLKHTWIVQRDKLPNSQLPHQDPKLVKGAMAATYSALKNSQPTPELKPIESSFLAQRRVKKLPSTSL is encoded by the exons GAAGATGGAGATATCAAGGAGATCAACATTACCCATGTGGTCAAGGAGGGCTCAGAGAAGGCTGATGCCTCTCAGTTTGAACTGCTCAAAGTGTTGGGACAGGGATCCTTTGGCAAG GTGTTCCTGGTGCGAAAGGTGACCAATCCCGATGCCAACCAGCTCTATGCCATGAAGGTCCTCAAAAAGGCCACACTCAAAG TGAGAGACCGTGTGAGAAccaagatggagagagacatcCTGGCAGATGTCAACCACCCATTTGTTGTCAAACTGCACTATG cattcCAGACTGAAGGGAAGTTGTACTTGATCCTGGACTTTCTCAGAGGAGGTGATCTCTTCACTCGACTCTCCAAAGAG GTTATGTTCACAGAGGAGGATGTGAAGTTTTATCTAGCAGAGCTGGCATTAGGACTGGACCACCTCCATGGCCTGGGCATCATTTACAGGGACCTCAAACCTGAAAA CATTCTCCTGGATGAGGAGGGACATATCAAACTTACAG ATTTTGGTTTGTGTAAAGAAGCCATTGATCATGAGAAGAAAGCATATTCCTTCTGCGGTACTGTGGAGTACATGGCACCGGAGGTTGTGAACAGGCAGGGACACGACCACAGTGCCGACTGGTGGTCATTTGGAGTACTAATG TTTGAGATGTTGACCGGAGCGCTGCCATTCCAAGGGAAGGACCGCAAAGAAACTATGAACCTGATTCTGAA GGCGCGTCTGGGAATGCCTCAGTTCCTGAGTGCGGAGGCCCAGTCTATGCTCAGGGCTTTGTTCAAGAGGAACCCTGCCAACAGACTGG GATCTGGTGCTGATGGTGCAGAAGAGCTCAAACGGCATGGTTTCTTCTCCACCATAGACTGGAAT AAACTCTTCAGAAGAGAATTAAAACCTCCGTTCAGACCGGCGGTGGCGCGTCCAGACGACACCTTCTACTTTGACTCTGAGTTCACCTCCCGCACCCCTAAAG ACTCCCCCGGCGTGCCCCCCAGTGCCGGAGCTCACCAGCTCTTCCGAGGCTTCAGCTTTATTGCGTCGACTCTGTTGGAGAAGGAAGGTTCAGTGGAGCCAGCCAAGGCCCCTCCGCACCCAGTAGTCCAG CAATTACACGGGAAGAACCTGCTGTTCAGCGATGGCTACATATTGAAGGAAGACATTGGCATGGGCTCCTTCTCTGTCTGTAAACGATGTATCCACAAAGCCACCAACACAGAATACGCTGTCAAG ATGATTGATAAGACCAGTACAGACCCCTCTGAGGAGATTGAGATTCTACTTAGATATGGACAGCACCCCAACATCATCACACTGAAGGAT GTGTACGACAACGGTAAGCAGGTGTTCATGGTGACGGAGCTGATGCGTGGAGGAGAGCTGCTGGATCGGATCCTCAAACAGAAGTTTTTTTCGGAGAGAGAGGCCAGCGCTGTGCTTCACACCATCACCAAGACTGTAGAGTACCTACACTCACAGGGG GTGGTGCACAGAGACCTGAAGCCCAGCAACATCCTCTATGTTGACGAGTCGGGGAATCCAGAGTCAATCAGGATCTGTGACTTTGGCTTTGCTAAGCAATTGCGTGCCAACAACGGCCTGCTGATGACTCCGTGCTACACTGCTAACTTTGTAGCTCCTGAG GTGTTGAAGCGTCAGGGCTATGATGAAGGATGTGACATCTGGAGTCTGGGAGTCCTGCTGTACACCATGATGGCCGG TTTTACTCCATTTGCCAACGGACCTGAGGACACCCCAAATGAGATCCTGAACAGGATAGGCAACGGTCACTTCAGTCTGACTGGAGGCAACTGGGACACTGTGTCCGAGGCGGCCAAG GACCTTGTGTCCAAGATGCTTCATGTGGACCCCCATCAGAGACTGACTGCTAAGCAGGTCCTCAAACATACCTGGATTGTTCAACGAGACAAACTACCCAACAGCCAGCTCCCACACCAGGATCCCAAACTGGTCAAG GGTGCGATGGCAGCCACCTACTCTGCCCTGAAGAACTCCCAACCAACTCCAGAGCTCAAGCCCATTGAGAGTTCCTTCCTAGCTCAGAGGCGCGTTAAAAAGCTTCCCTCCACCTCCCTGTAG